A region of Photobacterium sanguinicancri DNA encodes the following proteins:
- the kdsA gene encoding 3-deoxy-8-phosphooctulonate synthase yields the protein MMEQKVVRVGDLDVANDKPFVLFGGMNVLESRDLAMKICEHYVKVTDKLGIPYVFKASFDKANRSSVHSYRGPGMEEGLKIFQELKDTFGVKIITDIHEHHQAQPVADVVDVIQLPAFLARQTDLVQTMAKTGAVINVKKPQFMSPGQVGNITEKFAECGNENIILCERGVLHGYDNLVVDMLGFDVMKKASKGSPIIFDVTHALQCRDPQGAASGGRREQTVDLARCGIAAGIAGLFMEAHPTPDQARCDGPSAFPLDKLEPFLKQIKQLDDLVKAFEPIEIN from the coding sequence ATGATGGAACAGAAAGTAGTTCGCGTTGGCGATCTTGATGTAGCAAACGACAAACCGTTTGTCCTGTTTGGTGGCATGAACGTGCTTGAATCTCGCGATTTAGCGATGAAGATCTGTGAACATTACGTAAAAGTGACAGACAAGCTTGGTATCCCTTATGTCTTCAAAGCGTCTTTCGATAAAGCGAACCGTTCATCTGTTCATTCATACCGTGGCCCTGGTATGGAAGAAGGGCTTAAGATTTTCCAAGAACTGAAAGACACGTTTGGTGTGAAGATCATCACGGATATTCACGAACATCACCAAGCTCAGCCTGTTGCTGATGTGGTTGATGTTATTCAGCTTCCTGCTTTCCTTGCGCGTCAAACTGATTTGGTTCAGACAATGGCGAAAACGGGTGCTGTGATCAACGTGAAAAAACCACAGTTCATGAGCCCAGGTCAAGTGGGTAACATTACAGAGAAATTTGCAGAGTGTGGTAACGAAAATATCATTCTTTGTGAGCGTGGTGTACTGCACGGTTACGACAATCTTGTTGTTGATATGCTTGGTTTCGATGTGATGAAAAAAGCATCAAAAGGCAGCCCAATCATCTTTGATGTGACACATGCACTTCAGTGCCGTGATCCTCAAGGTGCAGCTTCTGGTGGTCGTCGCGAGCAAACGGTTGATCTTGCGCGTTGTGGTATTGCTGCGGGTATTGCGGGCCTATTTATGGAAGCGCACCCAACCCCAGATCAAGCACGCTGTGATGGCCCTTCGGCTTTCCCTCTTGATAAGCTAGAACCCTTCTTGAAGCAAATTAAACAACTTGATGATCTTGTTAAAGCGTTCGAGCCAATCGAAATTAACTGA
- a CDS encoding SirB1 family protein yields MPLVEGALAMTALTDPSFPKGWVQIQLERMAKEAEHALMDEPNPHVRLDGLIRLFYREWGFEGDEQQYFSSDNIYLDKVLDRKRGIPVSLGAIFLYLANHLDLPVSSVGFPTQFILKVTWYDSEIQYINPFDGEFLSLRTLGGWLKGAKGPFAQIGARDLENATNSDIIKRWLTVMKSALLREEQYTDALRCSDLALKMQPDDPHEIRDRGYIYQKLDCSHAAASDYSYFIEQCPEDPAAELLKLQVAALNEEPLTLH; encoded by the coding sequence ATGCCACTTGTTGAAGGAGCATTAGCGATGACAGCGTTAACGGATCCTTCATTTCCGAAAGGCTGGGTACAAATCCAACTTGAGCGTATGGCAAAAGAAGCTGAACACGCGTTGATGGATGAACCTAACCCACATGTACGATTGGATGGCTTGATTCGTTTATTTTATCGTGAGTGGGGCTTTGAAGGGGATGAACAGCAATACTTCTCGTCTGACAATATCTACCTCGATAAAGTGTTAGATCGTAAGCGCGGTATTCCTGTGAGTTTAGGTGCTATCTTTCTTTATTTGGCTAATCACCTTGATCTACCTGTTAGTAGTGTCGGTTTCCCCACCCAATTCATTTTGAAAGTGACTTGGTATGATAGCGAAATTCAGTATATCAACCCATTTGACGGTGAATTTTTAAGCCTACGTACTTTAGGTGGTTGGCTTAAAGGGGCGAAAGGCCCATTCGCACAAATTGGCGCAAGAGATCTCGAAAATGCGACCAACAGCGATATAATTAAGCGTTGGTTAACGGTAATGAAAAGCGCTTTACTGCGTGAAGAGCAATATACCGATGCGTTGCGCTGTAGCGATCTTGCTTTGAAGATGCAGCCAGACGATCCGCATGAAATTCGTGACCGTGGTTATATTTATCAAAAGCTAGACTGTAGCCATGCTGCAGCCTCTGATTATAGCTATTTTATTGAACAATGCCCTGAAGACCCTGCAGCTGAGTTATTGAAGTTGCAAGTAGCAGCCCTGAACGAAGAGCCGCTGACCCTTCACTAA